The sequence below is a genomic window from Halosolutus gelatinilyticus.
GCCGCTGGGCCTTGTCGGGCGCGATCGGTTCGAGGAGGACGCCGACGGCCTTGGCGATCTGGACGCAGTCGCGAATGACCTGTTCGGCGCGATCGGGGTCGTCGTCGGTCAGCTTCCAGGGCTCGTTGCGCTGGATGTACTCGTTGCCGAACTGGGCGAGCGCCGTGGCGGCCTGCCCGACCCCGCGCAGCGAGTAGTCGTTGACGCTCTCGCGGACCTCGCCGATCGCGCCCTCGATCCGCTCGCGGACCTCCTCGGAGACGTCGGCGTCGGGGGTTCCCTCGTAGTTCCGGTAGGCGAACAGTAGCGATCGGTACCAGAAGTTGCCGATCGTCCCCACCAGTTCGCCGTTGACCTTCTCCCGGAAGGCGTCCCACGTGAAGTCGACGTCCTGCTGGAGGCCGCCCGTCGTCGTCAGGTAGTACCGCAGCAGATCGGGGTGAAAGCCCTCGTCGAGGTACTCGCGGGCCCAGATGGCGCGATTGCGACTCGTCGACAGCCCCTTCCCGCCGATCGTGATGAAGCCCGTGGCGGCGATCCCGCGCGGGGCGTTGTAGCCGGCCCCCTCGAGCATCGCGGGCCAGAAGATGGTGTGGTGCTGGATGATGTCGCGGCCGATGACGTGGACGATCTCGCCGTCGTCCTTCCAGACGCGCTCCCAGTCGTACTCGTCCTCGCCCACGCGTTCGCCGTACTGCTTCGTCGAGGCGATGTACTCGATCGGGGCGTCGACCCAGACGTAGAGGACGAGATCGTCGGCGCCGTCGTCGCCGTCGGCAGGATAGTCGATCCCCCAGTCCATGTCCCGCGTGATGCACCAGTCCTGGAGGCCGTCCTCGATCCACTGGCGGGGCTGGTTGCGCGCGTTCGAGGTGCCCTCGAGATCGTCGAGGAAGTCGGTCAGGTAGTCGGCGAACTCGGAGACGCGGAAGAACTTGTGCGTGCGTTCGCGGTACTCCGCGGGATTGCCGGTGATCGCGCTCTTCGGGTCCTCGACCTCGCCGGGTTCGAGGTGGCGCTGACAGCCCTCGTCGCACTCGTCGCCGCGGGCCTTCGCGCCGCAGTAGGGACAGGTCCCCTCGACGTAGCGATCGGGGAGGTACTGATCGGCGTCGGGGTCGTAGGCGACCTGGATCGCCTTCTCGTAGATATACCCCTCCTCGTCGAGCGTTCGAACGATCTCCTGGGTCAGTTCGGTGTTGGTCTCGTCGTGGGTGTGGCCGTAGTTGTCGAACTCGACGTTGAACTGCGGGAACGTCTCCTCGTACTGCTCGTGCCAGTCGAGAGCGAAGTCTTCGGGATCGACGCCCTGCTCCTCGGCGTTGACGGCGACCGGCGTGCCGTGCATGTCGGAGCCGGAGACGTAGGCCGATCGCTGGCCCAGCGTCCGGAGCGCGCGGTTGAACGCGTCTGCGCCGATGTATCCGCGGAGGTGACCGATGTGGAGGTCGCCGTTGGCGTAGGGCAACCCGCAGGTCACGACCGCGGGGCGGTCCGTCGGAAACTCGTCGGTGCTCATATCTGTGTGCTGTCGGTGGCGGGCGTAAAACCCGCCGGTTTTCGATCGGTTCGCGCGCGGTACCGTTGAAGATCGATCGGTCCGGGTTTCGCGTCGCGCGGAAACCGTATGACCGGTACAACGCGCGGCGGTCTACCCGTAGACGACGCTATCGCCGCATCCGCATAGAACGAGCGCCGGCCGCAGCGAGCGTCGTCATCACTCGGGTCAGTATTTCGGCGGCGTCACCAAAAGCATTGTTCTCGATCCGCGACCGCCGACGGGCAGCGACCGGCTCCAACGCACGGGATTTCGGAGGACTCGTACGGCCGGTCTCGCGACCCGTGCCACCGTACCCAAATTAATTCATCCATAGCCGATTTTGTGGAATTCTGTTCAGTAATATTCATCCAGTATCGTGATAGTGTCTGGGAATTTACGAAAATGTATCAGAAAAACCGTTGGCGCGGAATACTGGAGGGCGGCGTCGCAGATTCAGTAGGTATTTAATCCACTATCAGTCAAGCTAAGCCTATGGTACGTGATACCTGGGCAACGCGGGCAGGATTCATTCTT
It includes:
- the metG gene encoding methionine--tRNA ligase, yielding MSTDEFPTDRPAVVTCGLPYANGDLHIGHLRGYIGADAFNRALRTLGQRSAYVSGSDMHGTPVAVNAEEQGVDPEDFALDWHEQYEETFPQFNVEFDNYGHTHDETNTELTQEIVRTLDEEGYIYEKAIQVAYDPDADQYLPDRYVEGTCPYCGAKARGDECDEGCQRHLEPGEVEDPKSAITGNPAEYRERTHKFFRVSEFADYLTDFLDDLEGTSNARNQPRQWIEDGLQDWCITRDMDWGIDYPADGDDGADDLVLYVWVDAPIEYIASTKQYGERVGEDEYDWERVWKDDGEIVHVIGRDIIQHHTIFWPAMLEGAGYNAPRGIAATGFITIGGKGLSTSRNRAIWAREYLDEGFHPDLLRYYLTTTGGLQQDVDFTWDAFREKVNGELVGTIGNFWYRSLLFAYRNYEGTPDADVSEEVRERIEGAIGEVRESVNDYSLRGVGQAATALAQFGNEYIQRNEPWKLTDDDPDRAEQVIRDCVQIAKAVGVLLEPIAPDKAQRLWEQVGEDGAVADAHLEDALEAPPRNFDEPDELFAKIEDDRVAELEEKLDARIEEAAAAEDEGEETESDDTPADESEAMTDTEDLEPLLEDRISFEDFQNLDIRVGRIESAEGIEGADDLARLEVDIGFETRQVVAGIKQLHDLDELSGEKCVLLANMEPAELFGVESNGMILAAGDEADLLTTHGDAAIGEKVR